The proteins below come from a single Serratia ficaria genomic window:
- the rluF gene encoding 23S rRNA pseudouridine(2604) synthase RluF produces the protein MLTKPSTRLNKYISESGICSRRDADRYIEQGNVFINGKRVALGDRVFPGDVVKVNGQLIEPRNEDDLVFIALNKPVGIVSTTEDGEKDNIVDFVNHSTRIFPIGRLDKDSQGLIFLTNHGDLVNKILRAGNDHEKEYRVTVNKPVTDEFIRGLGAGVPMLGTVTKKCKVKKEAPFVFRIVLVQGLNRQIRRMCEHFGYEVTKLERTRIMNVSLTGLPPGEWRDLTDDELIELFKSIEDSSSEAKPAKKAQPAARKKPAGSGPKSAEKPGGAPAGRKRFAQPGRKKKGR, from the coding sequence ATGCTGACCAAGCCTTCAACACGTCTTAACAAATATATTAGCGAGAGCGGTATCTGCTCCCGCCGCGATGCCGATCGTTACATCGAACAAGGCAACGTTTTTATCAACGGCAAGCGCGTGGCGCTTGGCGATCGGGTCTTTCCAGGGGACGTCGTCAAGGTCAACGGTCAGCTGATCGAACCCCGCAACGAAGACGATCTGGTCTTTATCGCGTTGAACAAGCCGGTGGGCATCGTCAGCACCACCGAAGACGGCGAGAAAGACAACATCGTCGATTTCGTTAACCACAGCACGCGCATTTTCCCGATCGGCCGGTTGGATAAAGACTCGCAGGGGCTGATTTTCCTGACCAATCACGGCGACCTGGTGAACAAGATCCTGCGTGCGGGCAACGACCACGAGAAAGAATATCGGGTCACGGTCAACAAGCCGGTGACCGACGAGTTTATTCGCGGCTTGGGCGCCGGCGTGCCGATGCTGGGCACCGTGACCAAAAAATGCAAGGTGAAGAAAGAAGCGCCTTTTGTGTTCCGCATCGTGCTGGTTCAGGGCCTCAACCGCCAGATCCGCCGCATGTGCGAGCATTTTGGCTATGAGGTCACCAAGCTGGAGCGCACCCGCATCATGAACGTCAGCCTCACCGGGCTGCCGCCGGGCGAGTGGCGCGATTTAACCGACGACGAGCTTATCGAACTGTTTAAATCGATCGAGGATTCCTCCTCGGAAGCCAAGCCCGCGAAGAAAGCCCAGCCTGCGGCCAGGAAAAAACCTGCCGGCAGCGGGCCGAAAAGCGCCGAGAAGCCCGGCGGCGCCCCCGCGGGCCGCAAGCGTTTCGCGCAGCCTGGCCGCAAAAAGAAAGGGCGTTAA
- a CDS encoding aromatic ring-hydroxylating oxygenase subunit alpha — protein MTANTTSSAQNLQDYLDQGLRGLWYPVLASWEVGNNPVGITRLEQQIVVWRDAEGAIHALEDRCPHRGARLSMGWNLGDRIACWYHGVEVGGDGTVKDVPAVDKCPLVGQKCLRSYPAKEAYGAVFLYFGVTAEEEPAELTFPQELADDVSYSNFLCTASWDCNYQYALENVMDPMHGTYLHSSSHSMAEGDRKADMALEPTDCGFIFKKNGQIGVNFDWVEFGSSGAYWMRLSIPYKKRFGPGGHFWIIGMVVPEDKDHCRVFFWRIRRVKDWQRDIWRFMYRNRLESLHWDVLEQDRIVLENMAPNARGREYLYQHDVGLSRLRRMMQKEAQKQLAMLGEREAAQ, from the coding sequence ATGACGGCAAACACAACATCCTCCGCACAGAATTTGCAAGACTATCTCGACCAGGGGCTGCGCGGCCTGTGGTACCCGGTGCTGGCCAGCTGGGAAGTGGGCAACAACCCGGTCGGCATCACCCGTCTGGAGCAGCAGATCGTGGTATGGCGCGACGCTGAAGGCGCCATCCACGCGCTGGAAGATCGCTGCCCGCACCGCGGTGCGCGGCTTTCCATGGGGTGGAACCTCGGCGATCGCATCGCCTGCTGGTATCACGGCGTGGAGGTGGGCGGCGACGGTACGGTCAAAGACGTGCCGGCGGTAGACAAGTGCCCGCTGGTGGGGCAGAAATGCCTGCGATCCTACCCGGCGAAAGAGGCCTACGGCGCGGTGTTCCTTTATTTCGGCGTCACCGCGGAAGAAGAGCCGGCGGAGCTGACCTTCCCGCAGGAGCTGGCGGACGACGTCTCGTACAGCAACTTCCTGTGCACCGCCAGCTGGGACTGCAACTACCAGTACGCGCTGGAAAACGTCATGGATCCCATGCACGGCACCTACCTGCACTCTTCTTCGCACTCGATGGCGGAAGGAGATCGCAAGGCGGATATGGCGCTGGAGCCCACCGACTGCGGCTTTATCTTCAAGAAAAACGGCCAGATCGGCGTCAACTTTGATTGGGTGGAGTTCGGCAGCAGCGGCGCCTACTGGATGCGCCTGTCGATCCCGTACAAAAAGCGCTTCGGGCCGGGCGGCCACTTCTGGATCATCGGCATGGTGGTGCCGGAAGACAAGGATCATTGCCGGGTATTCTTCTGGCGCATCCGCAGGGTGAAAGACTGGCAGCGTGATATCTGGCGCTTTATGTACCGCAACCGTCTCGAGTCGCTGCACTGGGACGTGCTGGAGCAGGATCGCATCGTGTTGGAAAACATGGCGCCTAACGCCCGCGGCCGCGAATATCTTTACCAGCACGACGTCGGCCTTTCCCGCCTGCGCCGCATGATGCAAAAAGAAGCGCAAAAGCAGCTGGCGATGCTCGGCGAGCGGGAGGCGGCGCAGTGA
- a CDS encoding Fic family protein: MWIWENVSWPEFTYDMQQLQPLLREVIFLQGKLSGRSDTMDTQHQALASVLANIIYSSDIEGEKLDARSVRSSLANHLGISDETPFPTDKHTEGLVESALDAINNLDEPLSIERLLKWHMLLFPAGSGMLDNIDAGRFRQGSVQVVSGRLDKPVIHFEAPDGAKVVPEMEAFVAWFNASRANTSLDLMLRAGIAHLWFLTIHPFEDGNGRIGRLIIDLALAQAERSTVRLYAMSQIINEKRTDYYDELERTQRGGLDITGWLFWFMHTLQSAINEALFQVQMTIDKTKYWSRFDQGVLRPEQVKVLNRMLDGDFADGINNRQYMAVGKVSRSSATRHLSELVEHGFLVEGDGGGRSSRYQLNQG; encoded by the coding sequence ATGTGGATCTGGGAAAACGTCTCTTGGCCTGAATTTACCTATGATATGCAGCAGTTGCAGCCTTTACTGAGAGAAGTCATTTTTCTGCAGGGTAAGCTGAGTGGCAGAAGTGACACTATGGATACCCAACATCAGGCTCTTGCGAGTGTCTTGGCTAACATCATTTATTCCAGTGATATTGAAGGTGAAAAACTGGATGCGCGTTCTGTCCGGTCGTCGTTGGCGAACCATCTAGGCATTTCCGATGAGACCCCATTCCCTACGGACAAACACACTGAAGGGCTGGTTGAATCAGCTCTGGATGCTATCAATAATCTGGATGAACCTCTTTCAATCGAGCGGTTGCTTAAATGGCACATGCTATTGTTTCCGGCAGGTAGCGGCATGCTTGATAACATCGATGCAGGTCGTTTTAGGCAGGGTTCCGTACAGGTTGTTTCCGGGCGGTTAGATAAGCCGGTTATTCACTTCGAAGCACCTGACGGCGCTAAAGTGGTGCCTGAAATGGAAGCCTTTGTCGCCTGGTTTAATGCCAGCCGGGCCAATACCTCACTGGATCTCATGTTACGAGCCGGTATTGCGCATCTATGGTTTCTGACCATTCACCCATTTGAGGATGGGAACGGCAGGATAGGTCGCCTGATCATCGATCTGGCGTTGGCTCAGGCCGAAAGAAGCACGGTGCGGTTATATGCCATGTCGCAGATAATTAATGAAAAAAGAACAGATTATTACGATGAGCTTGAGCGCACTCAGCGCGGAGGGCTGGATATAACAGGATGGCTGTTCTGGTTTATGCATACGTTACAAAGTGCTATCAATGAGGCTCTGTTTCAGGTGCAAATGACCATCGACAAAACTAAATATTGGAGCCGTTTTGATCAAGGCGTGTTAAGACCCGAACAGGTAAAGGTTCTAAACCGTATGCTGGATGGCGACTTTGCCGATGGCATCAATAACAGGCAATACATGGCCGTTGGGAAGGTCAGTCGTTCCAGCGCCACGCGCCATTTATCTGAGCTGGTAGAGCATGGATTTTTGGTTGAGGGTGATGGGGGAGGTCGAAGCTCTCGTTATCAATTAAATCAAGGATAA
- the speB gene encoding agmatinase: MSTLGHQSDNSLVSNAFGFLRFPLNFMPYDSDAEWVITGIPFDMATSGRAGGRHGPAAIRQVSTNLAWEGNRWPWSFDLRDRLNVVDCGDIVFNFGDAQDMSDKLQAHAEKLLKAGKRMLSFGGDHFVTLPLLRAHAKHFGKLALVHFDAHTDTYANGSKYDHGTMFFHAPNEGLIDPHHSVQIGIRTEFDHDNGFTVLDAAQVNDRSVDDLLTQIKQIVGDMPVYLTFDIDCLDPAFAPGTGTPVIGGLTSDRALKLVRGMQSLNIVGMDVVEVAPAYDQSEITALAAATLGLEMLYLQAAKKTK; encoded by the coding sequence ATGAGCACCTTAGGCCATCAGTCCGATAATTCGTTAGTGTCCAACGCCTTTGGTTTCCTGCGCTTTCCGCTGAACTTCATGCCTTACGACAGCGATGCAGAGTGGGTCATCACCGGCATTCCGTTTGATATGGCAACCTCCGGCCGCGCCGGCGGCCGCCATGGCCCTGCGGCGATCCGTCAGGTTTCCACCAACCTGGCCTGGGAAGGCAACCGCTGGCCGTGGAGCTTCGATCTGCGCGATCGCCTGAACGTGGTTGACTGCGGCGATATCGTGTTCAACTTCGGCGACGCCCAGGACATGAGCGACAAGCTGCAGGCGCACGCGGAAAAACTGCTGAAGGCCGGCAAGCGCATGCTCTCTTTCGGCGGCGATCACTTCGTCACGTTGCCGCTGCTGCGCGCCCACGCCAAGCATTTCGGCAAGCTGGCGCTGGTGCACTTCGACGCCCACACCGATACCTACGCCAACGGCAGCAAGTACGACCACGGCACCATGTTCTTCCATGCGCCGAACGAAGGCCTGATCGATCCGCATCACTCGGTGCAGATCGGCATCCGCACCGAATTCGACCATGACAACGGTTTCACCGTACTGGACGCCGCGCAGGTCAACGACCGCAGCGTGGACGACCTGCTGACCCAGATCAAACAGATCGTCGGCGACATGCCGGTATACTTGACCTTCGACATCGACTGCCTGGATCCGGCGTTCGCGCCGGGCACCGGCACGCCGGTGATCGGCGGCCTGACCTCCGATCGCGCGCTGAAGCTGGTGCGCGGCATGCAGTCGCTGAACATCGTCGGCATGGACGTGGTGGAAGTGGCGCCGGCCTACGACCAGTCGGAAATCACCGCGCTGGCCGCGGCGACCCTAGGCCTGGAAATGCTGTACCTGCAGGCGGCTAAAAAAACCAAATAA
- a CDS encoding IclR family transcriptional regulator, producing MADDHACKYLIPGLDRGLQLLLAFGEQHKEMTFAELHRLVDMPKATAYRVVQTLEHLGFLERNPRTNTFALGIKVLRLGFEYIASLDVAQAGQPVIEQLRDRSQCSSHLAIRDERDVIYIARVSAAGSQINQVSVGTRLPVHQTSLGRMLLTSATRDEFEQLYPQAQLPGNAPGTPADREALWQMVQQDKARGYVIGESFFRHGISSIVYPIFNRERRVEAVVSIMVPFDEIPKADRERLRMEVRDAAEKISGFLGAPPQAKVG from the coding sequence ATGGCGGACGATCACGCATGTAAGTATTTGATCCCGGGACTGGATCGCGGGCTGCAGCTGCTGCTGGCGTTTGGCGAGCAGCACAAGGAAATGACCTTTGCCGAGTTGCATCGCCTGGTCGACATGCCAAAGGCCACCGCCTACCGGGTGGTGCAAACGCTGGAACATCTGGGTTTTTTGGAGCGCAATCCGCGCACCAACACCTTCGCGTTGGGCATCAAGGTGCTGCGCCTCGGCTTCGAATATATCGCCTCGCTGGACGTGGCGCAGGCCGGGCAGCCGGTGATTGAACAGCTGCGCGATCGCAGCCAGTGCAGCAGCCATTTGGCGATCCGCGACGAACGCGACGTGATCTACATCGCTCGCGTCAGCGCCGCCGGTTCGCAAATCAATCAGGTCAGCGTCGGCACCCGTCTGCCGGTGCACCAGACCTCGCTTGGCCGCATGTTGCTGACCAGCGCCACCCGCGACGAGTTCGAACAGCTGTACCCGCAGGCGCAGCTGCCGGGCAATGCGCCGGGCACCCCGGCGGATCGCGAGGCGCTGTGGCAGATGGTGCAGCAGGACAAAGCGCGCGGTTATGTGATCGGCGAGTCCTTCTTCCGCCACGGCATCTCCTCGATCGTGTACCCGATCTTCAACCGCGAACGGCGGGTCGAGGCGGTGGTCAGCATCATGGTGCCGTTCGATGAGATCCCGAAAGCGGATCGCGAACGGCTGCGCATGGAAGTGCGGGACGCCGCGGAAAAAATCTCCGGCTTCCTCGGGGCGCCGCCGCAGGCAAAAGTCGGCTAG
- a CDS encoding SDR family oxidoreductase: MNGLLTGKRILVTGAARGLGRSFAAAIAAAGARVVMCDILADELADSAAGLREQGALVETQTIDLASPASITAAFDAIAAGGAIDGLVNNAALATGVGGKTMMEYDIDLWDRVMQVNVRGTWLVSQAAVPLLAQNPHAKIVNVASDTALWGAPRLMAYVASKGAIIAMTRSMARELGPQGICVNAIAPGLTRVEATEYVPAERHQLYEQGRALAGAQHPDDVNGTVLYLLSPLADFVTGQLLPVNGGFVFN, from the coding sequence GTGAACGGCCTGCTGACCGGCAAGCGCATCCTGGTTACCGGCGCGGCGCGCGGCCTGGGGCGCAGCTTCGCCGCCGCCATCGCCGCCGCCGGCGCCAGGGTGGTGATGTGCGATATTCTGGCGGACGAGCTGGCGGACAGCGCCGCCGGTCTGCGTGAACAGGGCGCTCTGGTGGAAACCCAGACCATCGATCTGGCGTCGCCGGCGTCGATCACCGCCGCGTTCGACGCGATCGCCGCCGGCGGCGCGATCGACGGGCTGGTGAACAACGCGGCGTTGGCCACCGGCGTCGGCGGCAAAACCATGATGGAATACGATATCGATCTGTGGGATCGGGTGATGCAGGTCAACGTGCGCGGCACCTGGCTGGTGAGCCAGGCGGCGGTGCCGCTGCTGGCGCAGAACCCGCACGCCAAGATAGTCAACGTCGCCTCGGATACCGCGCTGTGGGGCGCGCCGCGCCTGATGGCCTACGTGGCCAGCAAAGGGGCGATTATCGCGATGACCCGATCGATGGCGCGCGAGCTGGGCCCGCAGGGAATTTGCGTCAACGCCATCGCGCCGGGCCTGACGCGGGTGGAGGCCACCGAATACGTGCCCGCCGAGCGTCATCAGCTGTATGAACAGGGAAGGGCGCTGGCCGGGGCGCAGCACCCGGACGATGTGAACGGCACGGTGCTTTACCTGCTGTCGCCGCTGGCGGATTTCGTCACCGGTCAACTGTTGCCGGTCAACGGCGGCTTCGTCTTCAACTAA
- a CDS encoding non-heme iron oxygenase ferredoxin subunit, with protein MSWKNVCEVSQVKEDFPFSAKVEGKEVGVYLIDGNYYALEDVCPHAYALLSQGFVDDGKVECPLHEALFDVRTGQCLREPGGRDLQTYATRVIDNQIQITFIAEE; from the coding sequence ATGAGCTGGAAGAACGTGTGTGAAGTGTCTCAGGTGAAAGAAGATTTTCCTTTCTCCGCCAAAGTGGAAGGGAAAGAGGTCGGGGTTTACCTGATCGACGGCAACTACTACGCGCTGGAAGACGTTTGCCCACATGCTTATGCCTTGCTCAGCCAGGGGTTTGTTGACGACGGCAAGGTTGAATGCCCGCTGCACGAAGCGCTGTTTGACGTGCGCACCGGGCAATGCCTGCGCGAGCCGGGCGGCCGCGATCTGCAAACCTATGCCACCCGGGTGATCGACAACCAAATTCAGATCACCTTTATCGCGGAGGAGTAA
- a CDS encoding VOC family protein — protein MSVIGIEKLEFGVEDLSTCEKFMQDFGLQSVTQHWGEPQREFATLSGARVVLHPQQSEALPAAFEGGSTLRRMTWGVASPAELAALQPLLAQMPGFRQVGEELECVDPNGMTLRFGVSRQRQVDVPVTPINQWGDVRRIDQPSPVYSQAQPINIGHVVFFVEDLAATERFYREVLGFQVSDRYIDRAVFLRTQARGGHHNLFLLKLPNRPRGLNHVAFTVRDIHEVIGGGIAMNKEKWSTFIGPGRHPISSAYFWYVNSPTGGAFEYYTNDDFLTENWRPRELEHSLVSFTEWAVEGGIDHDTRRQQKKAEAL, from the coding sequence ATGAGCGTAATCGGAATCGAAAAGCTGGAGTTTGGCGTCGAAGATCTGTCTACCTGCGAGAAATTCATGCAGGATTTCGGCCTGCAGTCTGTGACGCAGCACTGGGGCGAACCCCAGCGCGAATTCGCTACCCTGAGCGGGGCGCGCGTGGTGCTGCATCCGCAGCAAAGCGAAGCGCTGCCGGCGGCGTTCGAGGGCGGCTCCACCCTGCGCCGCATGACCTGGGGCGTGGCTTCCCCGGCCGAACTGGCGGCGCTGCAGCCGCTGTTGGCGCAGATGCCGGGCTTCCGTCAGGTTGGCGAAGAGCTGGAGTGCGTCGATCCCAACGGCATGACGCTGCGGTTTGGCGTCAGCCGTCAGCGGCAAGTTGATGTGCCCGTCACGCCGATCAACCAATGGGGCGACGTGCGCCGCATCGATCAGCCCAGCCCGGTGTATTCGCAGGCGCAGCCGATCAACATCGGCCACGTGGTGTTCTTCGTCGAAGATCTGGCGGCCACCGAACGCTTCTACCGGGAGGTGCTGGGTTTCCAGGTATCGGATCGTTATATCGACCGCGCGGTATTCCTGCGCACCCAGGCGCGCGGCGGCCACCATAACCTGTTCCTGCTGAAGCTGCCCAACCGCCCGCGCGGCCTGAACCACGTGGCGTTCACCGTGCGCGACATCCATGAGGTGATCGGCGGCGGCATCGCCATGAACAAGGAAAAATGGAGCACCTTCATCGGCCCCGGTCGCCACCCGATTTCCTCGGCCTATTTCTGGTACGTCAACAGCCCGACCGGCGGCGCGTTCGAGTACTACACCAACGACGATTTCCTGACGGAGAACTGGCGGCCGCGCGAGCTGGAACATTCGCTGGTGTCGTTCACCGAATGGGCGGTGGAAGGCGGTATCGATCACGACACCCGTCGCCAGCAGAAAAAGGCGGAGGCGCTATGA
- a CDS encoding NAD(P)/FAD-dependent oxidoreductase, protein MSQPEPAGILIIGGGQAGGWAAKTLRDRGYAGRLTVVGDEPYDFYERPPLSKAALLDGAAPLSRLFSEQTVAALNIDWRRPLRAEAIDAQRQIVTLSDGQRLRFDQLLIATGGRPRLPDAAWARHPRVMTLRSWDDAARLRQALQGCRQLAIVGGGWIGLEIAASARRLGAEVTVFERQPALCMRSVGAGVSQALLELHQQQGVKVLCGCGEISLEDRDGVAWIGSEISDPQAFDLVVVGIGVELNLELAHSAGLKVDAGIVVDGQGRTSHPAIFAAGDVARHPTLGLCLQSWAYAQNQAISTACAMLDAFAAPYDDVAWLWSDQYDVNIQILGVPIGGVHHIVRRTPQSRVFFTLNADRQLVQMVAFNDARTIKLGKRWLASGRVLEPQQLADVEFSLMALK, encoded by the coding sequence ATGAGCCAGCCAGAACCGGCGGGCATCCTGATCATCGGCGGCGGCCAGGCCGGCGGCTGGGCGGCGAAAACGCTGCGCGACCGCGGCTACGCCGGCCGGCTGACGGTGGTCGGCGACGAGCCCTACGACTTTTATGAGCGTCCGCCGCTGTCCAAGGCGGCGCTGCTGGACGGTGCCGCACCGCTCAGCCGGCTGTTCAGCGAACAGACGGTGGCGGCGCTGAATATCGACTGGCGCCGCCCGCTGCGCGCCGAAGCGATCGATGCCCAGCGGCAGATAGTCACCCTCAGCGACGGCCAACGGCTGCGGTTCGATCAACTGCTGATCGCCACCGGCGGCCGGCCGCGCTTGCCCGATGCCGCCTGGGCCCGCCACCCGCGGGTGATGACGCTGCGCTCCTGGGACGATGCGGCCCGGCTGCGCCAGGCGCTGCAGGGCTGCCGCCAGCTGGCGATCGTCGGCGGCGGTTGGATCGGGCTGGAGATCGCCGCTTCGGCGCGCCGCCTCGGCGCCGAAGTGACGGTGTTTGAACGCCAGCCTGCGCTGTGCATGCGCAGCGTCGGCGCCGGGGTATCCCAGGCGCTGCTCGAACTGCATCAACAGCAGGGTGTGAAAGTGCTGTGCGGCTGCGGCGAGATCTCGCTGGAAGACCGCGACGGCGTGGCCTGGATCGGCAGCGAAATCAGCGATCCTCAGGCGTTCGATCTGGTGGTAGTGGGGATCGGCGTAGAACTTAACCTCGAGTTGGCGCACAGCGCCGGGCTGAAAGTCGACGCCGGCATCGTGGTCGACGGCCAGGGGCGCACCAGCCACCCGGCGATCTTCGCCGCCGGCGACGTGGCGCGCCACCCGACGCTCGGCCTGTGCCTGCAGTCCTGGGCCTATGCGCAGAACCAGGCCATCAGCACCGCCTGCGCCATGCTCGACGCCTTCGCCGCCCCTTACGACGACGTGGCCTGGCTGTGGTCGGATCAATACGACGTCAATATTCAGATCCTCGGCGTGCCGATCGGCGGGGTGCACCACATCGTGCGGCGCACGCCGCAGTCGCGGGTGTTCTTCACGCTGAACGCCGACCGGCAACTGGTGCAGATGGTGGCCTTCAACGACGCGCGCACCATCAAGCTCGGCAAACGCTGGCTGGCCAGCGGAAGGGTACTGGAACCGCAGCAGTTGGCGGACGTGGAGTTTTCTCTGATGGCGTTGAAATAA
- a CDS encoding MFS transporter, whose protein sequence is MQQRQRWFGVVALLFLIVIAYVDRVNIAVMLVNPEFLQHFQLGGNRAHQGVLMTVFLLGYGLSAMLLTPFLETLMGYRRALTLSILLWALLTAASPLAGSMLLLLAVRALLGVSEGPLFSLKTMYIGDHFAADERGKPNAVSALGVSLGLAIGFPLVSFLMAHFGWAMSFYLLALINLLLGLALVRRFIHPASRPPRAVDRRPVLRRVWETFAQAWRTPMLGWIMLIEIATLSYLWGSSSWLPAYLIDEKGFSIKQMGWMAALPFIVSIGSKYLGGVLLDRIRPYQAPLIFACGGAATALCIYGLMHSQQLGWLAFFLLAANACWGAQGAAIPTLLQHYAQPQAVGSAYGLINGVGNLFSAFVPMIMGMVMASQGKVSSGFAVLVASQLVTLLAGGVLFSRMRMTRAARRA, encoded by the coding sequence GTGCAACAACGTCAACGCTGGTTCGGGGTCGTCGCCCTGCTGTTTTTGATCGTCATCGCCTACGTGGATCGGGTCAATATCGCCGTGATGCTGGTCAACCCCGAGTTCCTGCAGCACTTCCAGCTCGGCGGCAACCGCGCACATCAGGGCGTGCTGATGACGGTGTTTCTGCTCGGTTACGGACTTTCCGCCATGCTGCTGACGCCGTTCCTGGAAACCTTGATGGGTTACCGCCGCGCGCTGACGCTGAGCATCCTGCTGTGGGCGCTGCTCACCGCCGCCTCGCCGCTGGCGGGCTCGATGCTACTGCTGCTGGCGGTGCGCGCGCTGTTGGGCGTCAGCGAGGGGCCGCTGTTCTCGCTGAAAACCATGTACATCGGCGACCATTTCGCCGCCGACGAGCGCGGCAAACCCAATGCGGTCAGCGCCCTGGGCGTTTCGCTGGGGCTGGCGATCGGCTTTCCGCTGGTGAGTTTCCTGATGGCGCACTTCGGCTGGGCGATGTCGTTTTATCTGCTGGCGTTGATCAACCTGCTGCTGGGGTTGGCGCTGGTACGGCGGTTCATTCATCCGGCTTCGCGGCCGCCGCGCGCCGTGGACCGGCGGCCGGTGCTGCGCCGCGTCTGGGAGACCTTCGCGCAGGCCTGGCGCACGCCGATGCTCGGCTGGATCATGCTGATCGAGATCGCCACCCTCAGCTACCTGTGGGGTTCCAGCTCCTGGCTGCCGGCCTATTTGATCGACGAAAAAGGTTTTTCCATCAAACAGATGGGCTGGATGGCGGCGCTGCCGTTCATCGTCAGCATCGGATCGAAATACCTCGGTGGCGTGCTGCTCGACCGCATTCGGCCCTATCAGGCGCCGCTGATTTTCGCCTGCGGCGGCGCGGCGACGGCGCTGTGCATCTACGGCCTGATGCACAGCCAGCAACTCGGCTGGCTAGCCTTCTTCCTGCTGGCGGCCAATGCCTGCTGGGGCGCGCAGGGCGCGGCTATCCCCACCCTGCTGCAACACTACGCGCAGCCGCAGGCGGTGGGCAGCGCCTATGGGCTGATCAACGGCGTCGGCAATCTGTTTTCGGCATTCGTGCCGATGATCATGGGGATGGTAATGGCCAGCCAGGGCAAGGTGTCTTCGGGGTTCGCGGTGTTGGTGGCGTCGCAGCTGGTGACGCTGTTGGCGGGCGGCGTGCTGTTCAGCCGGATGCGGATGACGCGCGCGGCGCGGCGGGCATAG
- a CDS encoding recombinase-like helix-turn-helix domain-containing protein — MQHITDFNPWLPDTQQVIPAREGGNGQIHQPGQYQNVIWQNRARLPDGFETALVAALEEIFEQGAEELEQIVSALNQRRLFDRSGQPWNEATFREFLHVNGF, encoded by the coding sequence ATGCAGCACATCACCGATTTCAATCCCTGGCTGCCGGACACCCAACAGGTGATCCCGGCCCGTGAAGGCGGCAACGGCCAGATCCATCAGCCGGGCCAGTATCAGAACGTGATTTGGCAAAACCGCGCCCGGCTGCCGGACGGTTTTGAAACCGCGCTGGTTGCGGCGTTGGAAGAGATCTTCGAACAGGGTGCGGAAGAGCTGGAACAGATAGTCAGCGCGTTGAATCAGCGCCGCCTGTTCGATCGCAGCGGCCAGCCGTGGAATGAGGCGACGTTCCGCGAATTCCTTCACGTTAACGGTTTCTGA